A single region of the Nicotiana sylvestris chromosome 6, ASM39365v2, whole genome shotgun sequence genome encodes:
- the LOC104226805 gene encoding histone H4, giving the protein MSGRGKGGKGLGKGGAKRHRKVLRDNIQGITKPAIRRLARRGGVKRISGLIYEETRGVLKIFLENVIRDAVTYTEHARRKTVTAMDVVYALKRQGRTLYGFGG; this is encoded by the coding sequence ATGTCTGGTCGTGGAAAGGGAGGCAAGGGATTGGGCAAAGGAGGAGCGAAGAGGCACAGGAAGGTGCTTAGGGATAACATCCAGGGTATCACAAAGCCCGCAATTCGCCGATTGGCTCGTAGGGGAGGCGTGAAGCGTATTTCTGGTCTGATATATGAGGAGACACGTGGCGTGCTGAAGATCTTTCTAGAGAACGTGATTCGTGATGCTGTTACCTACACTGAGCACGCCAGGAGAAAGACTGTTACTGCTATGGATGTTGTGTATGCACTCAAGAGGCAGGGTAGGACTCTCTACGGTTTTGGTGGTTAA